The genomic DNA GCGCGCTGGTGGACTCCGGCGCCGTCTGCATCGCCTATGAAACCATCACCGGTCCCGGTGGCGGCCTGCCGCTGCTGGCGCCGATGAGCGAGGTGGCGGGGCGCATGTCGATCCAGGCCGGCGCCGCGCACCTCGAGAAATCGAAGGGCGGCATGGGCCTGCTGCTGGGCGGCGTGCCGGGCGTCGCACCCGGCCACGTGGCGATCATCGGTGCCGGCGTGGTCGGCACCAACGCCCTGCAGATCGCCGTCGGCATGGGCGCGCGCGTGACGGTACTGGACAAGAACGTGGACCGCCTGCGCCAGCTGGACCTGGTGTTCGGCAACCGCGTGCAGACGATGTATTCGAATGCGCACACCATCGAGGAAGCCGTGCTGGATGCGGACCTCGTCATCGGCGGCGTGCTGGTGCCGGGCGCCGCCGCGCCGAAGCTCGTCACGCGCGCCATGGTGGCGAAGATGAAGCAGGGCGCAGTCATCGTCGACGTGGCGATCGACCAGGGCGGCTGCTTCGAGACCTCGCATCCGACCACGCACGAGGCGCCCACGTTCGTGGTGGACGGCGTGGTGCACTACTGCGTGGCGAACATGCCGGGCGCCGTGGCACGCACCTCCACGTTCGCATTGAACAACGCCACCATCGGCCACGCCGTGGCGCTGGCGGACAAGGGCTGGGCGAAAGCGCTGGCCGCCAACCCGCACCTGAAGAATGGATTGAACGTCTGCCAGGGCAAGGTCACCTATGAAGCGGTGGCCCATGCGCTGGGCTACGACTACGTACCGGCCGACACCTTGTTGGCCTAACCCGAAAGAGACCATGGAAACCATCACCCATTACATCGGCGGCAGCACCGCCGATACGTCCAGCGGCCGCTATGCCGATGTGTACAACCCGGCGCTGGGCGAGCCCGTCGCGCGCGTGGCGCTGGGTACCGCCGGCGAAGTGGATGCGGCCGTGCAGGCGGCCCACGCCGCGTTCCCCGCGTGGGCGGACACGCCGCCGCTGGCGCGCGCCCGCATCCTGGCGAAGTACCTGCAGCTGTGCCAGCAGCACACGGAAGACTTCGCGGCGATGCTGACGCGCGAGCACGGCAAGACGCTGGCCGATGCGCGCGGTGAAGTCGCGCGCGGCATCGAGGTGGTGGAGTTC from Pseudoduganella armeniaca includes the following:
- the ald gene encoding alanine dehydrogenase, with product MLVGVPKEIKNQESRVGLTPASVKELTLRGHQVLVQQNAGAAIGLTDEMYTASGATIAATAEEIFERAQMIVKVKEPQPRECAMLRPDQILYTYLHLAPDPEQTRALVDSGAVCIAYETITGPGGGLPLLAPMSEVAGRMSIQAGAAHLEKSKGGMGLLLGGVPGVAPGHVAIIGAGVVGTNALQIAVGMGARVTVLDKNVDRLRQLDLVFGNRVQTMYSNAHTIEEAVLDADLVIGGVLVPGAAAPKLVTRAMVAKMKQGAVIVDVAIDQGGCFETSHPTTHEAPTFVVDGVVHYCVANMPGAVARTSTFALNNATIGHAVALADKGWAKALAANPHLKNGLNVCQGKVTYEAVAHALGYDYVPADTLLA